The following DNA comes from Streptomyces sp. NBC_00273.
CTCAAGGCGCCCGGGCCGCGGCCCGTCCTCACCCGGCGCGCAGCCCCCGCACCGCCCAGGCCCGGGCGGTGAGCGCGACGGAGCCGTCCGGCCCATACGGGAGCGCCGCGCGGAGCGCGTCCCGCACCTTCTCCCGGTCGGCCGCGGACAGGGCGGCCAGGTATCCCGGGGCCGGACCCTGCCCCGTCAGGAACGGTTCCCACAGGTCCGCGAAGTCGGCGAACACCGTGGGGACCTCGATCGGGGCGACCGACACCTCGCCCAGTCCCGCCCGCCTCCACAGCGCGTCCAGTGCGTCCGGACGGCACAGGGGGAAGCGTCGGCGCTCGTCCAGCGCGGCCGCGGACGGGTCCGCGTCGACGGCCGCGCCCCAGAAGAGCCGCAGGAGGTCCATGCCTCCCGCGTAGTCCCACACGTACGCCGCGACCAGGCCACCCGCGCGGACGGTACGGACCATCTCGGCGACGGCCGCGGCGGGCGGCGCGAGGAAGTTCAGGGTCAGGCCGCTGACCACCGCGTCGCACGCCCCGTCGCGCACCGGCAGGGCCGCCGCGTCCGCCACGACGACGTGGGTCCCGGCCGTGGCCGCGGCCCGCGCCCAGCCGGCGTACCCCGGTGACCGGTCGATCGCCAGGACCTCACGGGGCCGGCACCGGGCGGCCACCGCAGCCGACAGCCCGCCGGTGCCGCATCCGACGTCGAGCCACCGCAGCCGCTCCGGGCGGCCGAGCCAGTACGCGAACCGCTCCGCGACGGGGCGGCTCCACCGGCCCATGTACCGCTCGTAGCCGGCACCGGCCGTCCACACGTCGAACCGGTGCTCCTCCCTGTGCGTCATGGGCGGTCCCCACACGGGTCCCGGGCCCGGCGCCGCGGGTACGGCCGCGAGGGCCGCACGGGTTGCCCGTACGGCCCTCGCCGGTCCGCCGCGGCGGACGGGTCGGCGGCTAGAACTCCGCTTCCTGGCCGACCTTGTGCAGGCGGCTGTTGCGGTAGCCGTAGGAGAAGTAGACGATGATGCCGATGGCCATCCAGATGCCGAAGCGCAGCCAGGTCTCCGCCGGCAGGTTGAGCATCAGCCAGAACGAGGCCGCGATCGACACGATCGGGACGAACGGCACCCACGGGGTCCGGAAGGACCGGTGCAGGTCGGGGCGGCTCTTGCGGAGGATGATCACTCCGAGAGCGACCACCACGAAGGCGAACAGGGTGCCGATGTTCACCAGTTCCGCGAGGGTCTCCAGGCTGGTGAAGCCTGCGACGATCGCGATGATCCCGCCGAGCAGCAGGGTCGCCCGGTAGGGGGTGCGGTACTTCGGGTGCGTCACGGAGAAGACCCGCGGCAGCAGTCCGTCACGGCTCATCGCGAAGAACACGCGGGTCTGGCCGAGCAACAGGATCATGCACACGGTGATCAGACCGACGGCCGCGCCGAGGCTGATGGCGCCCGAGAAGAACGGCTGGTTCACCGATTTGAAGGCTTCGGCGAGCGGCGCGGTCGGGGACATCTCCGAGTACTTCTGCATGCCGGTGACCACCAGGGTCACGGCGACGTAGAGCACCGTGCAGACCAGCAGCGAGCCGAGGATGCCGCGCGGCATGTCCCGCTGGGGGTTCTTGGTCTCCTCGGCCGCGGTCGCCACCACGTCGAAGCCGATGAAGGCGAAGAAGATGAGCGAGGCCGCCGTGAAGATGCCCATGACGCCGAAGTTCGTGGGCTCGTAGCCGAAGAGCAACTGGACCAGGGGCGAGTGCCAGCCGCTGACGCCCTCGGCCTGTGGCTGGGCCGGCGGGATGAACGGCGAGTAGTTGTCGGCCTTGATGAAGAACAGGCCCGCGACGATGACCAGCAGCACGACCGTGACCTTGATCGCGACGACGACCGCGGTGATGCGGGCCGAGAGCTTCGTCCCGACGACCAGGATCCACGTCAGCACCAGGACCAGCAGGAACGCCAGCAGGTCGAAGTGGCCGCCGGCATCGGGGCCGGACAGGGAGGTCGGCAGGGTCCAGCCGAGGTTGGTGTCCATGAGGTGGCGCACGTATCCGGACCAGCCGACCGCGACGACGGCCGTGCCGAGTGCGAACTCCAGCACCAGGTCCCAGCCGATGATCCAGGCGGGCAGCTCACCGATCGAGGCGTACGAGAACGTGTACGCCGATCCGGCCACCGGGACGGTGGACGCGAACTCGGCGTAGCAGAGCGCCGCGAGGGCGCAGACGATGCCCGCTGCCACGAAGGCGAGGGCGGTAGCGGGACCGGCATTGTTCCGGGCGGCGATGCCCGTGAGGACGAAGATGCCGGTGCCGATGATGACGCCCACACCGAAGACCGTGAGGTCCCAGGCGGAAAGCGACTTCCGGAGCGCGTGTTCCGGCTCCTCCGTGTCGCGGATGGACTGCTCCACCGTCTTGGTACGGAATGGGCTGTTCAGATCCTTGCTCACCGACGCCTCCGAGAGGTGACGACGCACGAACGGGCCGGGAGGCCCACTCTTCAAGAGTGATCTCCCGGCCCGTGACGTGCAACCGCGCATCGATCTACGAACGGTGCGCGCGGCGAGGGACGGACTAGTCGACGGCGGCGGCCGGCTCGCTCTCGTAGCGGCCGTCCAGCTTGGCGACCAGGCCGGTGACCTGCCGGGCGATGTCCGGCGCGGTCAGGCCGATCTCGGCCATGATCTCCTTGCGGAGGGCGTGGTCGAGGAAGCGCTGCGGAATCCCGAAGTCGCGCAGCGGTACGTCGACGCCCGCGTCCCGCAGGGCCTGCGAGACGGCGGCGCCCACACCGCCGGTACGGCCGTTGTCCTCGACGGTGACGACCACGCGGTGGCGGTCCGCGAGCGGGGCCAGGGCCTCGTCCACGGGCTTGACCCAGCGGGGGTCGACCACGGTCGTCGAGATGCCCTGCTTGTCCAGCAGGTCGGCGATCTCCAGGCACATCGGGGCGAGCGCACCGACCGAGACGAGCAGTACGTCCGGACGGGTGACTTCGGCGCCCGGGGCGCGCAGCACGTCCATGCCGCCGATCTTGCCGACGGCCGGGACGGCCGGGCCGACGACGCCCTTGGAGAAGCGGACCACGGTCGGCGCGTCCTTGACCTCGACGGCCTCGCGCAGCTGGGCGCGCAGCTGCTCGGCGTCGCGCGGAGCGGCCAGCCGCAGGCCCGGGACGACCTGGAGGATGGACATGTCCCACATGCCGTTGTGGGAGGCGCCGTCGGTGCCGGTGATGCCGGCGCGGTCCAGGACGAAGGTGACCCCGCACTTGTGGAGGGCCACGTCCATCAGGACCTGGTCGAAGGCGCGGTTGAGGAAGGTGGCGTACACCGCGAAGACCGGGTGGGCGCCGCCGGTGGCGAGGCCCGCCGCCGAGGTGGCGCCGTGCTGCTCGGCGATGCCGACGTCGTAGATCCGGTCCGGGAAGGCGTCCGCGAACTTCTTCAGGCCGACCGGCTGGAGCATGGCCGCGGTGATGCCGACGATGTCCTTGCGCTCCTTGCCGAGCTTGACCATCTCGTCGGCGAAGACGGAGGTCCAGCTGGCGGCGTCGGTGCTGACGGGCAGGCCGGTGTCCGGGTGGATCACGCCGACCGCGTGGAAGCGGTCCGCCTCGTGCTCCAGGGCCGGGGTGTAGCCGCGGCCCTTCTGGGTGAGGCAGTGCACGATGACCGGTCCGCTGAAGCGCTTGGCGCGCTGCAGGGCGGACTCCAGGGCCTCGATGTCGTGGCCGTCGATGGGCCCGATGT
Coding sequences within:
- a CDS encoding class I SAM-dependent methyltransferase, with amino-acid sequence MTHREEHRFDVWTAGAGYERYMGRWSRPVAERFAYWLGRPERLRWLDVGCGTGGLSAAVAARCRPREVLAIDRSPGYAGWARAAATAGTHVVVADAAALPVRDGACDAVVSGLTLNFLAPPAAAVAEMVRTVRAGGLVAAYVWDYAGGMDLLRLFWGAAVDADPSAAALDERRRFPLCRPDALDALWRRAGLGEVSVAPIEVPTVFADFADLWEPFLTGQGPAPGYLAALSAADREKVRDALRAALPYGPDGSVALTARAWAVRGLRAG
- a CDS encoding amino acid permease, which translates into the protein MSKDLNSPFRTKTVEQSIRDTEEPEHALRKSLSAWDLTVFGVGVIIGTGIFVLTGIAARNNAGPATALAFVAAGIVCALAALCYAEFASTVPVAGSAYTFSYASIGELPAWIIGWDLVLEFALGTAVVAVGWSGYVRHLMDTNLGWTLPTSLSGPDAGGHFDLLAFLLVLVLTWILVVGTKLSARITAVVVAIKVTVVLLVIVAGLFFIKADNYSPFIPPAQPQAEGVSGWHSPLVQLLFGYEPTNFGVMGIFTAASLIFFAFIGFDVVATAAEETKNPQRDMPRGILGSLLVCTVLYVAVTLVVTGMQKYSEMSPTAPLAEAFKSVNQPFFSGAISLGAAVGLITVCMILLLGQTRVFFAMSRDGLLPRVFSVTHPKYRTPYRATLLLGGIIAIVAGFTSLETLAELVNIGTLFAFVVVALGVIILRKSRPDLHRSFRTPWVPFVPIVSIAASFWLMLNLPAETWLRFGIWMAIGIIVYFSYGYRNSRLHKVGQEAEF
- the dxs gene encoding 1-deoxy-D-xylulose-5-phosphate synthase → MLLTRIKGPRDLDRLSQEELDQLAAEIRSFLVDAVSKTGGHLGPNLGVVELTIALHRVFESPKDKILFDTGHQAYVHKLLTGRQDFGNLRFKGGLSGYPSRAESDHDVIENSHASTVLGWADGLAKANEVMGREDHHVAAVIGDGALTGGMAWEALNNIAAAKDRPLVIVVNDNERSYGPTIGGLANHLATLRTTDGYERFLARGKEILERTPVVGKPLFETLHGAKKGLKDFIAPQGMFEDLGLKYIGPIDGHDIEALESALQRAKRFSGPVIVHCLTQKGRGYTPALEHEADRFHAVGVIHPDTGLPVSTDAASWTSVFADEMVKLGKERKDIVGITAAMLQPVGLKKFADAFPDRIYDVGIAEQHGATSAAGLATGGAHPVFAVYATFLNRAFDQVLMDVALHKCGVTFVLDRAGITGTDGASHNGMWDMSILQVVPGLRLAAPRDAEQLRAQLREAVEVKDAPTVVRFSKGVVGPAVPAVGKIGGMDVLRAPGAEVTRPDVLLVSVGALAPMCLEIADLLDKQGISTTVVDPRWVKPVDEALAPLADRHRVVVTVEDNGRTGGVGAAVSQALRDAGVDVPLRDFGIPQRFLDHALRKEIMAEIGLTAPDIARQVTGLVAKLDGRYESEPAAAVD